A window of the Brassica napus cultivar Da-Ae chromosome A2, Da-Ae, whole genome shotgun sequence genome harbors these coding sequences:
- the LOC111213178 gene encoding 60S ribosomal protein L22-3-like: MSRGSAAAPKGKRKGGVAFTIDCSKPVDDKIMEIASLEKFLQERIKVGGKAGALDDSVSITRDKSKITVTSDGQFSKRYKIMLV; encoded by the coding sequence ATGAGTCGTGGAAGTGCAGCAGCTCCAAAGGGGAAGAGGAAGGGAGGAGTTGCCTTCACCATAGATTGTTCGAAGCCTGTTGATGACAAGATCATGGAGATTGCTTCGCTAGAGAAGTTTCTTCAGGAGAGGATTAAGGTTGGTGGTAAAGCAGGTGCTCTTGATGACTCTGTCTCCATCACTCGCGACAAGAGCAAGATCACCGTCACCTCTGATGGCCAATTCTCCAAGAGATATAAGATAATGTTAGTTTAA